One genomic segment of Tubulanus polymorphus chromosome 4, tnTubPoly1.2, whole genome shotgun sequence includes these proteins:
- the LOC141904710 gene encoding uncharacterized protein LOC141904710, which yields MIPTLIAFIAVAFGVSNAFYIEKRDDVGAECGCLPRQFGGNYELRFLDLGDEYNPNKDLTTFILEGRIVINMDELKFYVTISNRKRLAGRGGNDDADWYGPMNYALIADLTRNIISREQDKYCLNVHFEEASRQWKKVGKRFDSIRCYARNTESSTVSNRTDDSGKRMTFMIRELFRVFNFTYSLPDCHLNEISGILVMPRRGREAFPKFDIKIDKLDAKELEGVKLCDKQTREISASFIPSLLPYPFNSILERIDIFDYL from the exons ATGATTCCTACATTGATAGCGTTCATTGCTGTGGCATTTGGAGTCAGTAATGCTTTCTATATAGAAAAGCGTGATGATGTTGGAGCCGAATGTGGCTGTCTTCCACGTCAATTCGGTGGCAACTATGAACTCCGATTTTTGGATTTGGGTGATGAATATAATCCCAACAAGGATTTGACGACTTTTATCCTCGAAGGACG AATTGTGATAAATATGGACGAATTGAAATTCTACGTGACGATATCGAACAGGAAAAGACTAGCTGGGCGTGGAGGCAACGATGATGCTGATTGGTACGGACCAATGAACTACGCCTTGATCGCTGACCTCACCAGA AATATAATATCGAGGGAACAAGACAAATATTGTTTGAACGTACATTTTGAAGAGGCGTCTCGTCAGTGGAAAAAAGTAGGAAAAAGATTTGATAGCATTCGCTGTTATGCaa GAAATACAGAAAGTTCTACCGTGTCGAACAGAACGGACGATTCTGGCAAGAGAATGACATTCATGATACGTGAACTTTTCAGAGTATTCAATTTTACCTACTCGCTACCAGACTGCCATTTGAACGAAATTTCAGGAATATTAGTTATGCCACGTAgag GTCGGGAAGCGTTTCCTAAGTTTGACATTAAGATTGACAAATTGGATGCAAAAGAACTTGAAGGGGTAAAATTATGTGATAAACAGACGAGAGAAATTTCCGCATCC TTTATACCATCACTCCTGCCCTATCCATTCAACAGCATCCTGGAGaggattgatatttttgattatttataA